From a single Solenopsis invicta isolate M01_SB chromosome 4, UNIL_Sinv_3.0, whole genome shotgun sequence genomic region:
- the LOC120357547 gene encoding uncharacterized protein LOC120357547, whose protein sequence is MEVTLASITQATKTQYSRPIKLWWLYCKQNQIDCFCPSPSAVLEFLSISVASSRSYSSLNTVRSAVSLISVNEVGSHPLVRRFFKGIAALKPQRPRYDFIWDTAPVVTRLASLYPHDNLSLELLSRKLATLLALTTAQRLQTLAAIQTSNISFADSLVIKIPARIKTSGVGKYQPLLVFKPFLDKPELCLFSIVKSYLDRTQSLRRGEVDSLFISTRPPHKPVTSQSLGRWIKTELAAAGIDTSIFSAYSTRHASTSRAASKGISLQEIRRTAGWSSSSEVFARFYKRPIISEPAFQASILNPT, encoded by the coding sequence ATGGAGGTAACACTTGCGTCCATCACGCAAGCCACGAAGACTCAATACTCCAGGCCGATTAAACTTTGGTGGCTTTATTGCAAGCAAAATCAAATTGACTGCTTCTGTCCATCGCCTTCGGCAGTCCTAGAATTCTTATCAATATCAGTTGCCAGTAGTCGATCCTACTCCAGCCTAAATACGGTTCGTTCGGCCGTTTCCTTAATTTCGGTGAACGAGGTAGGTTCTCACCCGCTTGTAAGGAGATTCTTCAAGGGGATTGCGGCACTAAAGCCGCAACGTCCACGCTACGACTTTATCTGGGATACGGCCCCGGTAGTTACCCGCTTGGCCTCTCTATATCCCCACGACAATCTCTCACTGGAATTACTCTCAAGAAAGCTTGCAACCTTGCTCGCACTCACAACTGCTCAAAGGTTGCAGACATTGGCAGCAATACAAACTTCGAATATCTCCTTTGCGGATTCTTTGGTTATTAAGATCCCAGCAAGGATCAAAACTTCCGGAGTCGGAAAATATCAACCCTTGCTTGTTTTTAAACCCTTTCTGGACAAACCGGAGCTATGCCTTTTTTCCATAGTTAAATCTTATCTGGACCGCACGCAGAGTCTCAGACGGGGAGAAGTAGATTCTCTTTTTATCTCTACTCGTCCACCGCATAAACCAGTCACTTCTCAGTCCCTGGGTCGGTGGATTAAGACCGAACTAGCAGCTGCGGGCATAGATACTTCCATTTTCTCGGCCTACTCAACTCGCCATGCTTCGACTTCTCGAGCGGCCAGCAAAGGCATTAGCTTACAGGAAATCCGTAGGACTGCTGGCTGGAGCAGTTCCTCCGAAGTCTTTGCGCGCTTCTATAAGCGCCCGATAATTAGCGAACCGGCTTTTCAAGCATCTATTCTTAATCCtacataa